One segment of Erigeron canadensis isolate Cc75 chromosome 2, C_canadensis_v1, whole genome shotgun sequence DNA contains the following:
- the LOC122588434 gene encoding pyruvate kinase 1, cytosolic-like, with protein sequence MNSNHLLLEEPIRMASILEPSRPSYFPSMTKIVGTLGPKSRSVEVISKCLMAGMSVARFDFTWGDAEYHQETLENLKIAIKQTKKLCAVMLDTIGPELLVVNKGDQPIPLEEGSLVVLTPDQDKEATSNLLPINFGGLAKAVKGGGTIFLGQYLFTGSETTSVWLEVKEVRGDDVVCLIKNSAVLAGTLYTLHVSQVHIDLPTLPDKDKEVINTWGVKNNVDFLSLSHTRSGQDIREAREYLSKLGDLSQTQIFAKIENVEGLVNFDEILQEADGIILARGNLGIDLPPEKVFLFQKAAVYKCNMAGKPAVVTRVVDSMTDNLRPTRAEATDVANAVLDGADAILLGAETMRGLYPVESISIVGKICGESEKVYNQDSYFKKTVKYVGEPMSHLESIASSAVRAAIKVKASVIICFTSSGRAARLIAKYRPTMPVLSVVIPRLKTNQLRWTFTGAYEARQSLIIRGLFPMLADPRHPAESTSATNETVLKVALDHGRKIGVIKSHDRVVVCQKVGDDSVVKIIELED encoded by the exons ATGAACTCAAACCACTTACTGCTTGAAGAACCTATACgtatggcttccattcttgagCCATCTAGACCT AGTTATTTTCCATCAATGACAAAGATAGTTGGAACACTAGGACCCAAATCAAGATCTGTTGAAGTTATTTCCAAGTGTCTCATGGCTGGAATGTCTG TTGCGCGATTTGATTTCACATGGGGTGATGCTGAGTATCACCAGGAGACATTGGAGAATTTGAAAATCGCTATTAAGCAAACGAAGAAGTTGTGTGCT GTTATGTTAGATACTATTGGCCCCGAGCTACTTGTAGTCAACAAAGGTGATCAGCCTATACCTCTTGAGGAAGGTTCGCTCGTTGTTTTAACACCGGATCAAGATAAAGAGGCAACTTCAAATCTATTGCCAATAAATTTCGGTGGACTAGCTAAG GCAGTAAAGGGGGGTGGCACCATTTTCCTTGGCCAATACTTGTTTACAGGAAGCGAGACGACATCTGTTTGGCTTGAG GTCAAGGAGGTAAGAGGTGACGATGTTGTTTGCCTGATAAAGAACTCTGCTGTTCTTGCTGGGACGTTGTACACTTTACATGTCTCTCAAGTTCATATCGATTTACCCACACTCCCTGATAAAGATAAGGAG GTTATCAACACATGGGGAGTCAAAAACAATGTTGACTTTCTATCTTTGTCACATACCCGCAGTGGTCAAGATATTCGAGAA GCTCGTGAATATCTTTCTAAATTAGGTGACCTCAGTCAAACTCAGATATTTGCAAAGATTGAAAATGTAGAG GGACTAGTAAACTTTGATGAAATCCTTCAGGAAGCAGATGGGATTATCCTTGCTAGAGGGAATTTGGGAATAGACCTTCCACCAGAGAAG GTGTTTTTGTTTCAAAAGGCGGCTGTATATAAATGCAACATGGCTGGGAAACCAGCAGTTGTTACTCGTGTTGTTGATAGTATGACTGACAACCTAAGGCCCACGCGTGCCGAGGCTACTGATGTTGCCAATGCCGTCTTAGACG GTGCTGATGCAATCCTTCTAGGTGCAGAGACAATGAGGGGGCTGTACCCTGTTGAGAGCATTTCTATTGTTGGTAAAATTTGTGGCGag TCTGAGAAAGTGTACAATCAAGATTCATATTTCAAGAAGACTGTAAAATACGTCGGTGAACCAATGAGCCACTTGGAATCTATTGCTTCTTCTGCG GTTCGTGCTGCCATCAAAGTGAAAGCATCTGTTATCATTTGCTTCACATCATCTGGAAGAGCTGCAAG GTTAATTGCCAAGTACAGGCCTACCATGCCGGTGCTATCTGTGGTTATACCACGTCTCAAAACGAATCAACTTCGATGGACATTTACTGGTGCTTATGAG GCAAGGCAATCACTCATCATTAGAGGTCTTTTTCCGATGCTGGCGGATCCTCGACACCCT GCTGAATCAACAAGTGCCACCAATGAGACGGTTCTAAAAGTTGCATTGGATCATGGCAGGAAGATTGGTGTCATAAAGTCGCATGATCGTGTTGTTGTTTGCCAGAAAGTTGGTGATGACTCTGTTGTCAAGATTATCGAGCTTGAAGATTAG